The genomic region GAGCTTGCGCCATCAATCTTGGCTGCTTCGTAATATTCTTGAGAAATGGACTGCAGACCAGCCAGATAGATGGCCATCTGGAACCCGGCGCTCTGCCAGATGGAGACGATGGCAATCGTCCAGATGACAATAGATGGGTTGGTCAGCCAAGCTTGGCTTAACGAATGTAATCCTACGGATTCCAACAGATTGTTGATGGTACCTTCGGTACGCAACATGGGAGTGAACAAAATGCTGATCACAAGGATGCTGAGAATGGAAGGGGAGTAGAAGATCGCGCGCAGCAGGTTCTTTGTTCTTAATCGCATGTTAAGGCCTACGGCCAGCAATAGGCCGATGACATTCTTGCCAACGACGGTGACGATCGCAAATATCGCCGTGTTTTTCAGCGCCAGAATTAGCGTTTTGTCCGAGAAAATTTTCTCGAAATTATCCCACCCGATGA from Paenibacillus sp. FSL R5-0341 harbors:
- a CDS encoding sugar ABC transporter permease, producing the protein MKRTKNLYSYYMIFPALIIYSIFFVVPALAAFYYSFTDWRLDRLELKFIGWDNFEKIFSDKTLILALKNTAIFAIVTVVGKNVIGLLLAVGLNMRLRTKNLLRAIFYSPSILSILVISILFTPMLRTEGTINNLLESVGLHSLSQAWLTNPSIVIWTIAIVSIWQSAGFQMAIYLAGLQSISQEYYEAAKIDGASSWRSFFKITLPLLLPAININLMLTLIGGLKVFSEVYVMTGGGPGNASQVVGTIILRSFGEGNWGLGTAVNTLLFVVVTIIAIPLLIFMRRKEVTE